A part of Leishmania panamensis strain MHOM/PA/94/PSC-1 chromosome 34 sequence genomic DNA contains:
- a CDS encoding hypothetical protein (TriTrypDB/GeneDB-style sysID: LpmP.34.3500): MSRATERLEVCEGATAYRMASLLQRPRTDEVVDVGSLRGTTAQIEEFLAMASRVPAVRMEPDWMRLGSGGSSDAEELESVDEGPTAQLNVVAGVLEEVDGAAERPEVSCLDGLVLPTAANQQELQRHTVEQAQAMLNLLSALLPSTPVSDDCSAASRAAGHVPMSKEDDDDSVAVMNADDLMGEDSSEDNAPACHRGIIEIN, from the coding sequence ATGAGCCGTGCAACTGAGCGATTGGAGGTGTGCGAGGGCGCGACAGCGTACCGCATGGCAAGCCTGCTGCAACGTCCGCGTACGGACGAGGTCGTTGATGTAGGGTCGCTGCGTGGGACGACGGCGCAGATCGAGGAGTTCCTTGCCATGGCGTCACGGGTGCCTGCTGTGCGGATGGAGCCGGACTGGATGCGActgggcagcggcggcagcagcgacgcggaggAGCTAGAGTCGGTGGACGAGGGGCCCACGGCGCAGCTGAACGTTGTCGCTGgagtgctggaggaggtggatggCGCCGCGGAGCGGCCCGAGGTGTCATGCCTCGACGGGCTTGTGCTCCCAACTGCTGCAAATCAGCAAGAGCTACAGCGGCACACGGTAGAGCAGGCACAGGCGATGCTGAACCTGCTGAGCGCGCTCTTGCCGTCCACGCCCGTGTCGGACGACTGCAGTGCGGCGTCGCGCGCGGCGGGGCACGTCCCGATGAGCAAagaggacgatgacgacaGCGTGGCCGTGATGAACGCGGACGACCTGATGGGTGAGGACTCAAGCGAGGACAATGCGCCGGCGTGTCACCGGGGCATCATTGAGATAAACTGA